A section of the Solea solea chromosome 17, fSolSol10.1, whole genome shotgun sequence genome encodes:
- the kif25 gene encoding kinesin-like protein KIF25 isoform X2 codes for MVNCQKPGMSVQNRIFEFERVHGPEDSQDVVFEEVKPLLTSLLDGYNVCIMAYGQTGSGKTHTMMGSRLPEENSTTQQDAQQGIIPKAAAELFRLISEKPEPSHTVEVSVIEVYNNELFDLLAKDEQGNVVGQRRDVITTSSGTSQVPSLTYEPVCNASEVMQIICTILKLRTRCPTLVHAESSRSHLIVTLTISSKSPNALALTRRLQSAKKDMLHSTMKDRWSPRCRRANPAAQNSLSTSPASSPCLSPLDSPCPSPRQSISQTPFRTRLQLVDLAGSECVGMCGATGGALWEVSCINRSLCALSDVLGALAEHRPHIPYRNSKLTHLLQDSIGGDAKLLVMLCVSPTQRFISESLQSLGLGTRARQVQKEPPRRKSNTLKVK; via the exons ATGGTGAATTGCCAGAAGCCAGGGATGTCGGTGCAAAACAGGATTTTTGAGTTTGAGAG gGTGCATGGACCAGAGGATTCCCAGGATGTTGTATTTGAGGAAGTCAAGCCCCTCCTTACATCCCTACTGGATGG CTATAATGTTTGCATCATGGCGTATGGACAGACAGGGAGTGGAAAGACTCACACCATGATGGGATCCCGTTTGCCAGAAGAAAACTCAACAACACAGCAGGATGCACAGCAGGGTATTATCCCCaaggctgctgctgagctgTTTCG gcTGATTTCAGAGAAGCCTGAACCCAGCCACACAGTGGAGGTGTCAGTGATAGAAGTGTACAACAATGAGTTGTTTGACCTGCTGGCTAAAGATGAGCAGGGAAACGTGGTCGGCCAGCGCAGGGACGTCATCACCACCTCCTCTGGTACCAGCCAGGTCCCGTCCCTGACATACGA GCCAGTGTGTAACGCCTCTGAGGTGATGCAGATCATCTGCACCATTCTGAAACTCAGGACTCGTTGTCCCACCCTGGTCCACGCTGAATCCTCACGCTCTCACCTCATTGTTACGCTCACTATATCCTCCAAGAGTCCCAATGCACTGGCCCTGA CCCGCAGGTTACAGAGTGCCAAGAAGGACATGCTGCACTCCACCATGAAGGATAGGTGGAGTCCTCGTTGTCGCCGTGCCAACCCCGCTGCCCAAAACTCACTCTCCACAAGCCCCGCCTCCTCTCCCTGCCTTTCACCGCTGGATTCCCCGTGTCCTTCCCCCCGGCAGAGTATCTCACAGACTCCATTCAGGACGAGGCTGCAGCTGGTGGATCTGGCAGGGAGTGAGTGTGTTG gTATGTGTGGAGCCACAGGTGGTGCACTGTGGGAGGTGTCCTGTATAAACCGCAGCCTTTGTGCTCTGTCTGACGTCCTGGGAGCTCTGGCCGAGCATAGGCCTCACATCCCGTACAGGAATAGTAAACTGACTCATCTACTTCAGGATTCTATAG GTGGGGATGCCAAGTTGTtggtgatgctgtgtgtgtctcccaCGCAGCGCTTCATCAGCGAGTCCCTGCAGTCTCTGGGACTGGGTACCCGGGCCCGTCAGGTCCAGAAGGAGCCACCTCGAAGGAAGAGCAACACCCTCAAAGTTAAGTGA
- the ccdc167 gene encoding coiled-coil domain-containing protein 167 — protein sequence MTKIKDKRKEKVSVATEIDRLEERRARCHDNLDRAEFRSRKEQLSDMKRQELEEEMTIIKERMQKLDKELSTLRSENRKNMLLSVALLAVSALLYFVFFDSEENS from the exons atgactaaaatcaaagacaaaaggaaagaaaaagtcagCGTCGCCACTGAG ATTGACCGACTGGAGGAGCGACGGGCGCGTTGCCATGACAACCTGGACAGGGCGGAGTTTAGGAGCAGGAAGGAGCAACTCTCTGATatgaagag GCAGGAACTGGAAGAAGAAATGACAATCATTAAGGAAAGGATGCAAAAATTAG ACAAAGAGCTGTCGACTTTAAGAAGCGAGAATCGAAAGAACATGCTCCTGTCAGTTGCTCTACTCGCTGTCAGCGCTCTACTCTACTTTGTGTTTTTCGATAGTGAAGAAAACTCATGA
- the kif25 gene encoding kinesin-like protein KIF25 isoform X1, which yields MPLFINRDRIFAHQVHLLEHKLRSKEERILELETQNAILHLRLAECLEKLHHEHEEETVAQNLQLQQRNAQDLTRTALVKLLSEVQVLKQDLSEVFAVFVSFSTELEEQSKQLLEKVERASISLNGHHGDNVQDLQARVAALERSLEEEKERSGAERQRRKEIHNTLVELRGNIRVHCRVRPVLPFDNIQSLTSGSRPASSEQVVYAISDDTVMVNCQKPGMSVQNRIFEFERVHGPEDSQDVVFEEVKPLLTSLLDGYNVCIMAYGQTGSGKTHTMMGSRLPEENSTTQQDAQQGIIPKAAAELFRLISEKPEPSHTVEVSVIEVYNNELFDLLAKDEQGNVVGQRRDVITTSSGTSQVPSLTYEPVCNASEVMQIICTILKLRTRCPTLVHAESSRSHLIVTLTISSKSPNALALTRRLQSAKKDMLHSTMKDRWSPRCRRANPAAQNSLSTSPASSPCLSPLDSPCPSPRQSISQTPFRTRLQLVDLAGSECVGMCGATGGALWEVSCINRSLCALSDVLGALAEHRPHIPYRNSKLTHLLQDSIGGDAKLLVMLCVSPTQRFISESLQSLGLGTRARQVQKEPPRRKSNTLKVK from the exons ATGCCTCTTTTCATAAACCGGGACCGAATATTTGCTCATCAGGTCCATCTGCTGGAGCACAAGCTGAGG aGCAAAGAAGAGCGAATACTAGAACTGGAGACGCAGAATGCGATTCTTCATTTAAGGCTTGCAGAG TGTCTGGAGAAGCTGCAtcatgaacatgaagaggagaCCGTGGCCCAGAAccttcagctgcagcagagaaatgCACAGGACTTAACCCGAACAGCTCTTGTCAAACTCCTGTCTGAGGTCCAG gTTTTGAAACAGGACCTGAGTGAGGTATTTGCAGTGTTTGTGAGTTTTTCCACCGAGCTGGAGGAGCAGAGCAAGCAGCTACTGGAGAAAGTAGAACGAGCCAGCATTTCCCTAAATGGTCACCATGGTGACAATGTCCAGG ACCTGCAGGCCCGTGTTGCAGCTCTGGAGCGCtctctggaggaggagaaggagcggTCCGGGGCCGAGAGGCAAAGGAGGAAAGAAATTCACAACACGCTGGTG GAGCTGAGAGGGAACATCAGAGTTCACTGCAGGGTGCGACCAGTTCTACCTTTCGACAATATCCAGTCCTTGACGTCTGGGTCTAG GCCTGCATCATCAGAGCAAGTGGTCTATGCGATTAGTGAT GACACAGTGATGGTGAATTGCCAGAAGCCAGGGATGTCGGTGCAAAACAGGATTTTTGAGTTTGAGAG gGTGCATGGACCAGAGGATTCCCAGGATGTTGTATTTGAGGAAGTCAAGCCCCTCCTTACATCCCTACTGGATGG CTATAATGTTTGCATCATGGCGTATGGACAGACAGGGAGTGGAAAGACTCACACCATGATGGGATCCCGTTTGCCAGAAGAAAACTCAACAACACAGCAGGATGCACAGCAGGGTATTATCCCCaaggctgctgctgagctgTTTCG gcTGATTTCAGAGAAGCCTGAACCCAGCCACACAGTGGAGGTGTCAGTGATAGAAGTGTACAACAATGAGTTGTTTGACCTGCTGGCTAAAGATGAGCAGGGAAACGTGGTCGGCCAGCGCAGGGACGTCATCACCACCTCCTCTGGTACCAGCCAGGTCCCGTCCCTGACATACGA GCCAGTGTGTAACGCCTCTGAGGTGATGCAGATCATCTGCACCATTCTGAAACTCAGGACTCGTTGTCCCACCCTGGTCCACGCTGAATCCTCACGCTCTCACCTCATTGTTACGCTCACTATATCCTCCAAGAGTCCCAATGCACTGGCCCTGA CCCGCAGGTTACAGAGTGCCAAGAAGGACATGCTGCACTCCACCATGAAGGATAGGTGGAGTCCTCGTTGTCGCCGTGCCAACCCCGCTGCCCAAAACTCACTCTCCACAAGCCCCGCCTCCTCTCCCTGCCTTTCACCGCTGGATTCCCCGTGTCCTTCCCCCCGGCAGAGTATCTCACAGACTCCATTCAGGACGAGGCTGCAGCTGGTGGATCTGGCAGGGAGTGAGTGTGTTG gTATGTGTGGAGCCACAGGTGGTGCACTGTGGGAGGTGTCCTGTATAAACCGCAGCCTTTGTGCTCTGTCTGACGTCCTGGGAGCTCTGGCCGAGCATAGGCCTCACATCCCGTACAGGAATAGTAAACTGACTCATCTACTTCAGGATTCTATAG GTGGGGATGCCAAGTTGTtggtgatgctgtgtgtgtctcccaCGCAGCGCTTCATCAGCGAGTCCCTGCAGTCTCTGGGACTGGGTACCCGGGCCCGTCAGGTCCAGAAGGAGCCACCTCGAAGGAAGAGCAACACCCTCAAAGTTAAGTGA